From a single Bacillus gobiensis genomic region:
- the gerPC gene encoding spore germination protein GerPC — MQQYPPNVNTPHQQNMQSYYQHQASKIEELEKKLADLQKQIDALQDRPNTKIDKIEYKFDQLKIEKLEGTLNIGLNPLDPNQVDNFEVSQNQPGSPQGPLYQQGMPPQQDMQLPVFQRSRQLVEMFLIEEAPLLIEQLEQRFNQRLDDANRLHIVNDIRKQMDSRIRYYLAHLKPSDNASPEQHADQIASHVKRDVSNAIEHFLRHIPDEMKGADHE; from the coding sequence ATGCAACAATATCCTCCAAATGTAAATACACCGCATCAACAAAATATGCAATCCTACTATCAACATCAAGCATCAAAAATAGAAGAGCTTGAAAAAAAACTTGCTGATCTGCAGAAGCAAATTGATGCCTTGCAAGATCGTCCAAACACAAAGATTGATAAAATTGAATATAAATTTGACCAATTAAAAATCGAAAAGCTTGAAGGCACGCTAAATATCGGTTTAAACCCGCTTGATCCGAATCAAGTTGACAATTTTGAGGTGAGCCAGAATCAACCTGGTTCTCCTCAGGGGCCGCTTTATCAGCAAGGAATGCCGCCGCAGCAAGACATGCAATTGCCTGTTTTTCAAAGATCGAGACAGCTGGTGGAAATGTTTTTGATCGAGGAGGCACCTTTACTAATCGAACAGCTGGAACAACGATTTAATCAGCGGCTTGATGACGCAAACCGCCTTCACATAGTTAATGACATCAGAAAACAAATGGACAGCAGAATCCGTTACTATTTAGCCCATTTAAAGCCTTCTGACAATGCTTCTCCTGAGCAGCATGCCGATCAGATTGCATCACATGTGAAGCGGGATGTCTCCAATGCCATTGAACATTTTCTAAGGCACATACCAGACGAAATGAAAGGAGCTGATCACGAATGA
- a CDS encoding spore germination protein: MPAIVGAFKVNVVGTSSVVHVGDCITISPYSEVKTFSGAGSFNTGDGLNIYNQNNVTNSYDNDFIDQPTVGNF; this comes from the coding sequence ATGCCTGCGATCGTGGGTGCTTTTAAAGTCAATGTTGTTGGTACGAGCAGCGTCGTGCATGTTGGTGATTGCATAACGATTTCGCCCTACAGTGAAGTAAAGACCTTTTCCGGTGCGGGGAGCTTTAATACGGGAGATGGATTAAATATTTACAATCAAAATAACGTGACAAATTCATATGATAATGACTTTATTGATCAACCAACTGTAGGAAATTTTTAA
- a CDS encoding DUF418 domain-containing protein, which yields MNNEIQPVHAGERIVSLDILRGISILGIFLVNIFDFKEPISSTGTIISSTDTLNYWLEAFVTVFAQGSFYPLFSFLFGAGAYIIYERSVQKGFSFHAYFTRRLFALLFFGIIHILFVWHGDILLTYSVIGFLLLLFINKKPLTLLIWGAALYVPVCFTALLGLLALLVPAEELQYADPTSIQDTIRIYQDGSFWEVMALRISEWFTANALGIFFFLFLILPFMLLGIYAYKRGWFKKNWSAGIKKEIKVVMICAFVIGLPIKLLPVAAGTHISWVMLQNFIGAPIFTLFYISAALLLLHGKEAPAKGWKLFIPVGKMSITCYLSQTVFCSILFYGYGYGLYGSLSSVQLVLIVVFFYILQMLGCHIWLRKFRYGPIEWIWRKLTYWTV from the coding sequence ATGAATAATGAGATTCAGCCTGTGCATGCAGGAGAGAGGATTGTTTCTCTTGATATTTTGAGAGGAATCAGCATATTAGGGATATTTTTGGTAAATATTTTTGATTTCAAAGAACCGATCAGTTCCACAGGAACAATTATTTCAAGTACTGATACACTGAATTATTGGCTGGAAGCGTTCGTTACTGTCTTTGCCCAGGGCAGTTTTTATCCGTTATTTTCTTTTTTGTTCGGAGCGGGTGCATACATAATTTATGAGAGATCTGTCCAAAAAGGATTTTCTTTTCACGCATATTTTACTAGAAGGCTTTTCGCTTTGCTGTTCTTCGGAATCATACATATTCTTTTTGTTTGGCATGGCGATATTTTACTTACCTATTCAGTAATAGGATTTCTTTTGCTTTTGTTTATCAACAAAAAGCCATTGACATTGCTCATCTGGGGAGCGGCTCTTTATGTGCCTGTATGCTTTACCGCTCTACTCGGGCTGTTGGCGCTTCTTGTCCCAGCTGAAGAGCTGCAGTATGCAGATCCAACCAGCATTCAAGATACTATAAGAATCTATCAAGACGGTAGCTTTTGGGAAGTAATGGCTTTGCGAATTTCCGAATGGTTTACTGCAAACGCTTTGGGGATATTCTTCTTTTTATTTCTTATTCTGCCTTTTATGCTGTTGGGGATATATGCATATAAAAGAGGATGGTTCAAAAAGAATTGGAGCGCAGGTATAAAAAAGGAGATAAAAGTGGTCATGATTTGTGCCTTCGTCATCGGCTTGCCGATTAAACTGCTTCCCGTGGCAGCAGGAACGCATATATCATGGGTAATGCTTCAAAACTTTATTGGTGCGCCAATTTTTACGCTTTTCTATATAAGTGCTGCATTGCTATTACTTCACGGAAAAGAAGCACCTGCAAAAGGATGGAAGCTATTTATACCTGTAGGGAAAATGTCCATCACATGCTATTTGTCGCAGACAGTATTTTGCTCCATCCTTTTTTACGGGTACGGATATGGTTTATACGGCTCGCTTTCATCGGTGCAGCTCGTCCTTATTGTTGTTTTCTTTTATATACTTCAAATGTTGGGGTGCCATATTTGGCTGAGAAAATTCCGTTATGGGCCAATTGAATGGATATGGAGAAAATTAACGTATTGGACGGTTTAA
- a CDS encoding spore germination protein GerPB yields MNFYINQSIHINYLRVESVSNSSVLQIGSAGSIKSLSNLYNTGSYTEPAPEVPSPGTGPTSEGPSPGAGPESFVPLQSPVF; encoded by the coding sequence ATGAATTTTTATATTAATCAGTCGATCCACATCAATTATTTAAGGGTTGAATCGGTGAGCAATTCTTCGGTATTGCAAATTGGCAGTGCAGGTTCCATTAAATCTTTATCCAATTTGTACAATACAGGCAGCTATACAGAGCCTGCACCAGAGGTACCGTCACCAGGAACCGGACCTACATCAGAAGGCCCGTCACCGGGAGCCGGTCCTGAATCCTTCGTCCCTTTACAGTCACCTGTTTTCTAA
- a CDS encoding fumarylacetoacetate hydrolase family protein produces MKFLTGELHGKIFIGLVVEENLVMDLKKAERKLFELETIPSSLIDCMKEGQRFVNHVQQLTEWAKKPNDESGSFIYSLSEVRLLAPIQRPLKNIFCIGKNYRDHALELGSEADIPEHVMVFTKAPTTVIGDGDNILAHQDVTSELDYEGELAVVIGKQGRSISKADAMDHVFGYTIINDVTARDLQSRHKQFFLGKSLDASCPIGPYIVHKSQIADPEHLHIETKVNGELRQSGNTKDLIFSIPELIETLSRGMTLEPGDIIATGTPAGVGKGFNPPKYLKSGDQVEITIEGIGTLSNQVK; encoded by the coding sequence ATGAAATTTCTAACAGGAGAACTACACGGAAAAATATTTATTGGTCTAGTAGTGGAAGAGAATCTAGTAATGGATCTGAAAAAAGCGGAAAGGAAACTGTTTGAGCTGGAAACTATTCCTTCGAGTTTAATTGATTGCATGAAAGAGGGCCAAAGATTTGTAAACCACGTTCAGCAGCTTACAGAGTGGGCAAAGAAACCAAACGATGAATCTGGTTCGTTTATTTACAGCCTTTCCGAGGTAAGACTGCTTGCTCCGATTCAAAGGCCTCTGAAAAATATTTTTTGTATTGGCAAGAACTATCGAGACCACGCATTAGAATTGGGCAGCGAAGCAGACATCCCGGAACATGTAATGGTATTTACGAAAGCACCTACAACAGTAATAGGCGATGGAGATAACATACTTGCCCATCAAGACGTAACATCGGAGCTTGACTATGAGGGCGAGCTTGCTGTCGTGATTGGCAAACAAGGCCGGAGTATTTCAAAAGCAGACGCGATGGATCATGTATTTGGTTACACAATTATAAATGATGTGACTGCCAGGGATCTTCAAAGCCGGCATAAGCAGTTTTTTCTTGGAAAAAGCTTGGATGCTTCTTGTCCGATCGGGCCTTATATCGTTCATAAATCTCAAATTGCAGATCCGGAACATTTACATATTGAAACGAAAGTGAATGGAGAATTAAGACAGTCGGGAAATACGAAAGATTTAATTTTTTCAATCCCTGAATTAATAGAAACGCTATCACGGGGGATGACACTAGAACCGGGTGATATTATTGCAACCGGTACTCCGGCAGGCGTCGGAAAAGGATTTAATCCGCCAAAATATTTAAAGTCTGGAGATCAAGTAGAAATTACAATCGAAGGAATTGGAACGCTTTCTAATCAAGTAAAATAA
- a CDS encoding aspartyl-phosphate phosphatase Spo0E family protein, which produces MKINTIEEKRLDLIQTARKFGLNSKETIQCSQELDNLLSKYLHEHPEHFQEVLNRPIR; this is translated from the coding sequence ATGAAAATAAATACAATTGAAGAAAAAAGGCTGGATCTTATTCAAACTGCCCGAAAATTTGGTTTAAATTCGAAAGAAACCATTCAGTGTAGTCAAGAGCTGGACAACCTGTTAAGCAAATACCTGCATGAACATCCGGAACATTTCCAAGAAGTATTAAACCGTCCAATACGTTAA
- a CDS encoding spore germination protein GerPE yields MINRTSKIDLFKINSVGLCSLVQIGDSNEILPKIKVLAVQRQISTFFGNEGSLKREDFQTFHQPFPYLLPETSVHTAFFHEKPLIHVHSIKIQAVSSSSIFQIGSTPLIDAKSRTKHIRKLLSNESRGST; encoded by the coding sequence ATGATTAATCGAACATCTAAGATCGATCTATTCAAAATCAATTCGGTTGGACTCTGCAGCCTTGTTCAAATCGGCGATTCCAATGAAATTCTGCCAAAAATAAAAGTATTAGCAGTTCAGAGGCAAATCTCTACTTTCTTTGGTAACGAAGGTTCACTTAAACGGGAGGACTTTCAAACGTTTCATCAGCCATTCCCTTATCTGCTACCTGAAACGTCTGTCCACACGGCTTTTTTTCACGAGAAACCGCTGATTCATGTTCATTCGATCAAGATTCAAGCAGTTTCTTCTTCTTCAATTTTTCAAATTGGTTCTACTCCTTTAATTGACGCAAAATCACGAACGAAGCATATTCGGAAATTACTTTCTAACGAATCACGTGGGTCCACTTAA
- a CDS encoding DUF2777 family protein, translating to MLTEERKKRISLEAGSCAIGYIMIEDGHCLIEDETGDLFLPESINGLIWMNTGAAWAEGTLCGSKHEFQMKDKIIKLKGGEEISYPLNLFKPLEELLEQLNDRQFELLLRELNRLGFSLFDCVYSFHPLSYSSLKKESDFSGAGFFQFANDISHCSLQHHFKRGEFTSDRFEFTLSSGERSLLMEAEQK from the coding sequence ATGTTGACAGAAGAGCGAAAAAAAAGAATATCTCTTGAAGCGGGAAGCTGTGCAATCGGCTATATTATGATTGAAGACGGCCATTGTCTCATTGAAGACGAAACCGGAGATCTTTTCTTGCCTGAAAGTATAAATGGCCTTATTTGGATGAATACCGGAGCAGCATGGGCGGAGGGCACACTTTGTGGAAGTAAGCATGAATTTCAAATGAAGGATAAAATCATTAAGCTTAAAGGCGGAGAAGAAATAAGCTACCCTTTGAACCTTTTTAAGCCGCTGGAGGAACTGTTGGAGCAGCTGAATGACCGGCAATTTGAATTGCTGTTACGGGAGCTAAACCGGCTCGGCTTTTCACTCTTTGATTGCGTGTACAGTTTTCACCCTCTTTCTTATTCATCTTTAAAGAAGGAATCAGACTTTTCCGGGGCTGGTTTTTTTCAATTTGCAAATGACATCAGCCACTGTTCCTTACAGCATCATTTTAAAAGAGGCGAATTCACAAGTGACCGATTTGAATTTACCCTTTCATCAGGAGAACGCAGCCTGCTCATGGAAGCAGAGCAAAAATGA
- the sbcC gene encoding exonuclease subunit SbcC — translation MKPIKLAIKGLHSFREEQLIDFDRLCGSGVFGIFGPTGSGKSSILDAMTLALYGKVERASNNTHGILNHAEDQLSVSFTFTLQSSSEISYKVERVFKRVDDTKVKTSLCRLIEIASEQTVIADKASEVNRQVESLLGLTIDDFTRAVVLPQGKFAEFLSLKGADRRQMLQRLFNLEQYGDRFMQALRTRAAEAQSKKNEMMAELTGLGDASSEKLELAETNLAQAEENLLKRKLEREEAAAHHLKTQELWVLQKDRDSYLAEQKKLHENQKNIESKKEKLALSQTAEALKPYADASLDSQKKCDEASKRMQEAERIYEKRKKEYTGSQQEEEAFFSYKRKTEPELLQKREKLVHAIQVEQALSEEKQKEKTLETARQQKDKEISEMQAQLEKETSLFDRAQKKQNDLKNELTSYAVSSEERKQCQEAGQFAYQMDRITEQYDQELKRKLEADEAIKKTQRFADEASKNKKSLEENIQQAFGTLLELYEITCDSERTLTHTVHEAQHQLRQLSERREEAKMEAFADELRKKLKDGEACPVCGSIHHDQRLEHHAASSDYPFEEEMAGLEKVISSAKPLSDEFLSTKIKLEEQADYLLREAPFVKNTESNAQEAAAAMERAPSLEQLEEMEWDWRKLKQDIQESKDKTARLLKKYKETAKKEEQLLEKLEFEAKESERIGNQASELKASIDQAHSEFSGRFKGIEVSKAAEWQKAIDEKDKASEALSKRIETSVTFLQEKEETRTQRSDRIQLLEREKWDVHYSLEHLQKSIAEKQQKLSAFSQATGLQQQLDNVSAELDHITEKERKLTEQKSSLLGGLTQSEADYKSSQSFLEDARKGKLKAEEAWKEKTAGTPFSDWQEINEHLLSHEDMSILKKEVEAFEDQVKQCNANLKRVEGLLQGRCLTEDEWKKTVDAKKEADDAYDSAMEERGAFHKILIELKVRHERYSTLENQLNKLQVDIDRLSKLQTVFKGNSFVEFLAEKQLESVSRDASARLSNLTRQRYAIEVDSEGGFVMRDDANGGFKRPVSSLSGGETFLTSLALALSLSAQIQLRGEYPLQFFFLDEGFGTLDQELLDTVISALEKLQSDNLSVGVISHVQELRERLHRKLVVHPSEPGGKGTAVVIEIS, via the coding sequence ATGAAGCCTATTAAACTCGCAATAAAAGGTCTTCACAGCTTCAGGGAAGAACAATTGATAGACTTTGACAGGCTGTGCGGAAGCGGGGTGTTTGGCATATTCGGCCCGACCGGAAGCGGAAAGTCCTCGATATTGGATGCAATGACCCTGGCTTTATACGGAAAGGTCGAGCGCGCATCAAACAATACGCACGGAATATTAAATCATGCGGAAGACCAGCTGTCCGTCTCGTTTACATTTACGCTCCAATCGAGCTCGGAGATTTCATATAAGGTAGAACGTGTATTTAAAAGGGTCGATGATACAAAAGTGAAAACGTCTCTTTGCCGATTGATAGAAATTGCTTCAGAACAAACGGTCATTGCTGATAAAGCCAGTGAAGTGAATCGCCAAGTGGAAAGCCTCCTTGGATTAACAATTGATGATTTCACAAGAGCCGTCGTACTTCCTCAAGGCAAGTTTGCCGAATTTCTTTCTTTAAAAGGAGCGGACAGAAGACAAATGCTCCAGCGCCTTTTTAATCTGGAGCAATACGGCGACAGATTCATGCAAGCTTTACGTACGAGGGCTGCCGAAGCCCAATCGAAAAAAAACGAAATGATGGCGGAGCTGACCGGACTAGGCGATGCGAGTAGTGAGAAGCTCGAGCTGGCTGAAACAAATTTAGCACAGGCAGAAGAGAATCTTCTTAAACGTAAGCTTGAACGAGAAGAAGCTGCAGCTCACCACCTCAAAACTCAAGAACTTTGGGTGCTTCAAAAAGATCGTGACAGCTACTTGGCAGAACAAAAAAAATTACATGAAAATCAAAAAAACATCGAGAGCAAAAAAGAGAAGCTTGCTCTCTCACAAACCGCTGAAGCTTTAAAGCCATACGCTGATGCCAGCCTTGATTCGCAAAAGAAATGTGATGAAGCAAGCAAGCGCATGCAAGAAGCTGAACGTATCTATGAAAAAAGAAAAAAAGAATATACAGGTTCTCAGCAGGAAGAGGAGGCTTTTTTTAGCTATAAGCGAAAGACAGAGCCAGAACTTCTTCAAAAAAGAGAAAAGCTTGTGCATGCCATACAGGTGGAACAGGCACTTTCAGAAGAAAAACAAAAGGAAAAAACGCTAGAAACGGCAAGACAGCAAAAGGATAAAGAGATTAGCGAAATGCAGGCTCAATTAGAAAAAGAAACCTCACTTTTCGATCGGGCACAAAAAAAGCAAAACGATTTAAAAAACGAGTTGACTTCATACGCTGTATCAAGTGAGGAACGAAAACAATGCCAGGAGGCCGGTCAGTTTGCCTATCAAATGGACAGAATCACTGAGCAGTATGACCAAGAGCTAAAACGCAAACTTGAAGCAGATGAAGCGATAAAGAAAACACAGCGCTTCGCTGATGAGGCTTCAAAAAACAAGAAGTCGCTTGAGGAAAACATTCAACAGGCGTTTGGCACCTTGCTTGAGCTTTATGAAATAACTTGTGATTCTGAAAGAACACTAACCCATACTGTTCATGAAGCACAGCATCAGCTCCGTCAATTATCGGAACGGCGTGAGGAAGCCAAAATGGAAGCATTTGCTGATGAGCTGAGAAAAAAGCTGAAAGATGGTGAAGCCTGTCCCGTTTGCGGCTCGATTCATCATGATCAAAGGCTGGAGCACCACGCGGCTTCCTCAGACTATCCTTTTGAAGAAGAAATGGCGGGATTGGAGAAGGTGATCTCAAGCGCAAAGCCTTTATCCGATGAATTTTTATCAACAAAAATCAAGCTGGAGGAGCAAGCTGACTATCTTCTGCGTGAAGCGCCCTTCGTAAAAAACACGGAAAGCAATGCGCAAGAAGCTGCCGCCGCAATGGAAAGAGCCCCTTCTCTCGAGCAGCTGGAGGAGATGGAGTGGGATTGGAGAAAGCTGAAGCAGGATATTCAAGAATCGAAAGATAAAACGGCTCGTTTGCTGAAAAAATATAAAGAAACGGCTAAAAAGGAGGAGCAGCTTCTAGAAAAACTCGAATTTGAAGCAAAGGAAAGCGAGCGAATTGGCAATCAAGCATCTGAACTAAAAGCTTCAATCGATCAAGCGCACAGCGAGTTTTCCGGTCGTTTTAAGGGAATCGAAGTTTCTAAGGCTGCTGAATGGCAAAAGGCCATCGACGAAAAGGATAAAGCATCTGAAGCGCTTTCCAAGCGGATTGAAACGAGCGTTACGTTTCTTCAGGAAAAGGAAGAGACACGTACACAACGTTCCGACCGAATTCAATTGCTGGAGCGAGAAAAATGGGATGTTCACTATTCCTTGGAGCATTTACAAAAGTCGATCGCAGAAAAACAACAGAAGTTATCTGCTTTTTCCCAAGCGACAGGACTTCAACAGCAGCTTGACAATGTCTCTGCGGAACTGGATCATATCACTGAAAAAGAAAGAAAACTGACTGAACAAAAAAGCTCGCTTCTCGGCGGTCTCACTCAGTCGGAAGCTGATTATAAAAGCAGTCAGTCCTTTCTTGAGGACGCAAGGAAAGGTAAGCTAAAAGCAGAAGAAGCATGGAAGGAGAAAACAGCAGGAACTCCGTTTTCTGATTGGCAGGAAATCAATGAGCATTTACTTTCTCATGAAGATATGTCTATTTTGAAAAAAGAAGTTGAAGCTTTTGAGGATCAAGTAAAGCAATGTAATGCAAATCTGAAAAGAGTGGAAGGGCTGCTTCAAGGACGATGCCTAACTGAAGATGAATGGAAAAAAACGGTGGATGCGAAAAAGGAAGCAGACGATGCCTATGATTCGGCAATGGAAGAGCGTGGTGCTTTCCACAAAATTTTGATCGAGCTGAAGGTCCGCCATGAGCGATATTCAACCTTGGAAAACCAACTGAACAAACTTCAAGTGGACATTGACAGACTCAGTAAATTGCAGACAGTCTTTAAAGGCAACAGCTTTGTCGAATTTTTGGCGGAGAAACAGCTGGAAAGCGTCAGCCGGGATGCATCCGCGCGTCTTAGCAATCTGACAAGGCAAAGGTATGCGATAGAAGTCGATTCAGAAGGCGGCTTTGTCATGAGAGATGATGCGAACGGAGGCTTTAAGCGGCCAGTATCGAGTTTGTCAGGCGGTGAAACATTTTTAACTTCACTGGCATTGGCCTTGTCATTGTCTGCCCAAATTCAGCTGAGAGGAGAGTATCCGTTACAATTCTTCTTCTTGGATGAGGGATTTGGAACGTTAGATCAGGAGCTGTTGGATACAGTAATCTCCGCCCTGGAAAAACTTCAATCGGATAATCTCTCTGTCGGAGTGATCAGTCACGTGCAGGAGCTCAGGGAAAGGCTTCATCGAAAGCTTGTCGTTCACCCATCCGAACCTGGCGGCAAAGGAACTGCGGTTGTAATAGAAATATCATAA
- a CDS encoding spore germination protein: MPAIVGPISINSISGGVVNFGDSFYLSPKSSSKTASGAGAGNTGDFLIVNNGINATNYIDPDVNDQNMVGNG, from the coding sequence ATGCCAGCGATTGTCGGACCAATTAGCATCAATTCAATTTCAGGCGGTGTCGTAAACTTTGGAGACTCCTTTTATCTCTCACCAAAAAGCTCTTCTAAAACCGCGAGTGGTGCCGGAGCAGGAAATACAGGAGATTTCCTGATTGTTAATAATGGCATTAATGCAACAAACTATATTGATCCGGATGTCAACGACCAAAACATGGTAGGAAATGGGTAA
- the asnB gene encoding asparagine synthase (glutamine-hydrolyzing), translating to MCGITGWVDFKKEISHETSIIEDMADTLLLRGPDESNVWGRPHVLFGHKRLAVVDLIGGRQPMRSVHKQEEYTIIYNGELYNTEDLRKELIQRGHEFKRTSDTEVLLHAYIEWKEECLQHLNGIFSFAIWDESRESLFAARDRLGVKPFFYTESGSSFLFGSEIKAILAHPDVKAKVDREGLSEIFALGPSRTPGSAVFKGLKELRSAHAMTFSRNGLKVWRYWNVKSEKHQDTLEETVSTVRDLFKDAVKRQLVSDVPVCTFLSGGLDSSAISAIAATEFEKEGKGPLHTFSIDYEGNDQYFKASAFQPNADGYWIEKMTSTFGTQHHSCIISQDELVHHLKESVIVRDLPGMADVDSSLLWFCREIKKDFVVSLSGECADEIFGGYPWFHKPGEEEGFPWMRSTSERVGLLQDKWQSKLNLPEYVRRRYEDTLNETPLLEGETEIEKSRRQLFYLNMLWFMNTLLERKDRMSMGASLEVRVPFADHRLVEYVWNIPWEIKMHGNREKGILRKALEGILPEEVLYRKKSPYPKTHHPYYTEAVSKWLSSLLKNKDSVLHSLLDIKKVNELLDTKGSSFKVPWFGQLMMGPQLLAHLAQIHTWFEEYRIDIEE from the coding sequence ATGTGTGGAATCACTGGATGGGTTGATTTCAAAAAAGAAATTTCCCATGAAACCTCGATTATTGAGGATATGGCAGACACGTTGTTGTTACGAGGACCGGATGAATCAAATGTATGGGGAAGACCCCATGTTCTATTTGGCCATAAACGGTTGGCCGTAGTCGATTTAATCGGCGGACGGCAGCCGATGAGAAGCGTCCATAAACAAGAGGAGTATACAATTATTTACAACGGAGAACTATACAACACCGAAGATCTACGCAAGGAATTGATTCAGCGGGGCCATGAGTTTAAAAGAACATCGGATACAGAGGTTCTGCTCCATGCGTATATTGAATGGAAGGAAGAATGCTTGCAGCACTTGAACGGAATTTTTTCATTTGCGATATGGGATGAGAGCAGGGAAAGTTTATTTGCTGCAAGAGACCGTCTCGGAGTCAAACCGTTTTTTTATACAGAGTCAGGATCGTCTTTTTTATTTGGATCAGAAATAAAAGCTATATTGGCGCATCCGGATGTAAAAGCTAAGGTAGATCGGGAAGGGCTTTCTGAAATCTTTGCCCTTGGACCGTCCAGAACGCCGGGATCGGCCGTATTTAAAGGCTTAAAAGAGCTAAGATCCGCCCATGCAATGACGTTTTCCCGAAATGGATTGAAGGTTTGGAGATACTGGAATGTCAAAAGCGAAAAGCATCAGGACACTCTTGAAGAAACTGTTTCAACCGTTAGAGATCTGTTTAAAGATGCGGTGAAGAGACAGCTTGTTTCAGATGTGCCTGTTTGTACGTTCCTATCCGGAGGACTTGATTCAAGCGCGATTTCAGCGATTGCTGCAACGGAATTTGAGAAGGAAGGAAAAGGGCCGCTGCATACCTTCTCCATCGATTATGAAGGCAATGATCAATACTTTAAAGCCTCCGCTTTTCAGCCGAATGCGGATGGCTATTGGATTGAGAAAATGACGAGTACGTTTGGGACTCAGCACCACAGCTGTATCATTTCTCAGGATGAGCTCGTTCATCATTTGAAAGAATCGGTCATTGTAAGGGACTTGCCGGGTATGGCGGATGTTGATTCATCCTTGCTTTGGTTTTGCCGTGAAATAAAAAAAGACTTTGTCGTTAGTTTATCTGGAGAATGTGCTGATGAAATTTTCGGCGGGTATCCTTGGTTTCATAAGCCTGGAGAAGAGGAAGGGTTTCCATGGATGCGATCGACAAGTGAACGTGTAGGACTTCTCCAGGACAAATGGCAAAGCAAGTTAAATCTGCCGGAGTACGTGAGAAGAAGATACGAAGATACATTGAATGAAACGCCGCTTCTTGAAGGCGAGACGGAAATCGAGAAAAGCAGAAGGCAGTTATTTTACTTAAACATGCTTTGGTTTATGAATACTCTTTTGGAAAGAAAAGACAGAATGAGCATGGGAGCAAGCCTTGAAGTGCGAGTGCCGTTTGCAGATCATCGCCTTGTAGAGTATGTCTGGAATATTCCATGGGAAATAAAAATGCATGGAAACAGAGAAAAAGGGATTTTGCGAAAAGCACTGGAAGGTATCTTGCCGGAAGAAGTCTTGTATCGGAAAAAAAGCCCATATCCGAAAACGCACCATCCATATTATACAGAAGCTGTTTCGAAGTGGCTTTCTTCTTTACTGAAAAATAAAGACTCCGTCCTCCACAGTTTATTGGATATAAAAAAGGTGAATGAATTGCTGGATACAAAAGGCTCTTCTTTTAAAGTCCCTTGGTTCGGCCAGTTAATGATGGGACCTCAGCTTTTGGCTCACCTTGCTCAAATTCACACGTGGTTTGAAGAGTACAGAATTGATATCGAAGAGTAG
- a CDS encoding YisL family protein, which translates to MNLSTHLHITTWVIGLIFVFVTYAMYSSGSKSGAKIVHMILRLIYLLIIATGADLLFRLQLWNGEYISKAILGIISIGFMEMLLIRRKKQKSTTGMWIAFIIAIVVTIALGLRLQLGFKLF; encoded by the coding sequence ATGAACTTGAGCACACACTTACATATTACGACATGGGTCATCGGCTTGATTTTCGTGTTCGTCACCTATGCCATGTATTCATCTGGCAGCAAAAGCGGAGCGAAAATTGTCCATATGATTTTAAGGCTTATTTATCTATTAATTATTGCCACTGGTGCAGACTTGCTGTTTCGCTTACAGCTTTGGAATGGCGAATACATCTCAAAAGCGATTCTTGGTATTATCTCAATTGGGTTCATGGAAATGCTGTTGATTCGCCGTAAGAAACAAAAATCAACAACTGGGATGTGGATTGCTTTTATTATCGCGATTGTAGTCACGATTGCTCTCGGCCTGCGCCTTCAGCTTGGGTTCAAATTGTTTTAA